The window CATCACTTATTGAGATACTGACAGGAGTCGGCGTGATTGCCTACGGCCTGTTGGCGATCACGTTCGGCGTCAGATATCTCAATGTGATTGATCATGGAGAAGTGGTGGAAGCGCCAGCCGAAGCCTCTGTGCCCGCCGCCATGATACCCTCCTCCTCCCGTTGAGCAACTCAGGAAAAGGGTGGGCTAAAAAAGCGCCGCAACGGGCAACCGCTGCGGCGCTTTTGATTTGGTTTGGGCTATAATGGAGTCGATGGCCGCACTGGAAGATTTACTCGATCATTTGGACGCCACGCGCGAGCGCACGTTGGTGGCCCTGGAAATGTTGTCCGACGAGGCGCTGCTGACTCCCGGCGTCATTGGCCGCTGGTCAATCGCCGACCTGCTGTCGATCCTGACCGCCTGGGACGCCGAGGTCGTCACCGGCCTGCTGCGGCTGAAGGGCGGCCGCGCGCCGGAAAATCTGCTGGCCGCCGCCGCCAACCCCGACCTCTATAACGCCGCCCGCCACCAGGAGGCCCAGGGGCGCGATCTGGACACCATTTTCGCCGACTTTCAGGGGGCGCGGCTGCATCTGGAGGAGTGGCTGGGCGAGCTGCCGGAGCGCGCCCTGACCGACCCGCGCCACTTCAAGGCGCTGGGCGGCAAGTCGCTGGGCCGGCTCATCGCCCGCGCCACCTATGAAAACGAGGCCCGCTATCTACCCTTTCTGACCACGTTCGCCGAACGGTGGGAAGATACGCCTGACGCGAGTGACGATGCGGCTGTGGCCGAGCCGGGTGAGATGATTGCCCTGGGCGACATCGGCATTCTGAGCGCGCCGGGGGTGAATGGCGACGCGGCCGGTGGCGACTTCCCGGAGGATGACGACGATGATGACGAATAAGCCGGTCGCCTTGCCGGAGGCGTATGCCGCGGCCCACACATCGGCCGTGCTGGTGGAGCACGCCGAGCGGGGGATGCTGCACCTGACCGGCGCGACCCGCCTCGATCTGATCAATCGCATGTCCACCCAGGCCGTGGGCGGCCTGAAATCGGGCGAGGGCGCGGCCACGGTGCTGACGACCGACATCGGCCGCATCATCGACCGCGTGATCCTCTATGCCGGGCGCGATTCGGTCTACGTGCTGACCGGCGAGGGGCACGGCGACGCGCTGGCCCGCTACTTCATGCGCAATATCTTCTTCAACGATGACGTACAGCTGCGCGACCTGAGCCGCGAGACGGCCGTGTTCGGCGTCTATGGGGCGCGGGCGGGCGAACGGCTGGCGGCAATCGGCTTCCCCGAGGTGGAGTTGCCGCGCCACCACTGGCGCGAGGCCCAGATCGGCGGCGCGACGGCCTACCTGCATCGCGCCGATGGCGTGGCCGGGGATGGCTACTTCGTGACGACCACCGTTACCGACCGCGCGGCCATCGAAAGCGCCCTGGCCGCCGGCCTGACAGCTATCGACGCGACGGCCTATGACTACCTGCGCATCGAGGCCGGGCTGCCACGTTTCGGCCGCGAATTGTCGCTCGATTACATCCCGCTGGAGGCCGGGCTGTGGGACGATGTATCGTTCAGCAAGGGCTGCTACACCGGCCAGGAGATCATCGCCCGTATGGAGAGCCGGGGCAAGCTGGCTAAGCGGCTGGTGCGCTTGCGCCCGGCGTCGCCCGTCGCGGCGGGGCTGGAGATCAGCGCCGCCGGTCGCGCCGTGGGGATGGTCACCTCGGCCGCCGACGGGCCGGCCGGGCCGCTGGCGTTGGGCTACGTCAAGACGGCGGCCCTGAACGATGGCGCGGCGCTGTCGGCCGGCGGTATCGATGTGGTTGTCGTTGTCTAGCGAATAAAGAATGGCGACGGATGAAGACGGACAAAACGGATTTATCCCATTAAACGCCGTTTCTTATCCGTTTGATCCGTCCCTATCCGTAGCCAATTCTTCATCAATGATGGCCGAATTTTTCGAGCGCAATCTCGTCGTCATCTACTTCTTCTACGGCCTGGCTTTCTTCAGCATGGGGCTGGCGATTTGGCTGGCCTCGGCCCGCTTTCGCACCTCGGAGTTCCGGCTGGCCGGGGCGCTGCTCTTCCTGGCCGGCTTCGGCATCGTCCACGGCCTGCAAGAGTGGTTCGAGATGTTCCTGCTGCTCGACGAGCGCGGCGGCACCAACATCCCCGGCTGGCTGCTGCTGCCCGAAATGCGCCTGCTCCACATGGTCACCTCGTTCCTGCTGCTGGTCTTCTTCGGCATCCGGCTGCTCTATGCCAACCGCTGGACGGGCAACAACGGCAACCGCTTCGCCCTGACCGGCGCGGGGGCGTTCCTGGGGCTATGGGTGGTCAGCGTGGCCGCCACCTGGCTGGCCTACCGGCCGGAGCGGCTGGCGATGATCGACGCCGCCGACGTATTGGCCCGCTACTCATTGGGCATCACCGGGGCGTTCATCGCCGCCTACGCCATTCGCCTGGAGCAGAACAGCTTCCGGCAGCGGGGCATGGCCCGCTTCGGCCGGGCGCTGCTGGGCGCAGCCATCACCTTGCTGCTCTATGGGCTGACCCAAATAATAACCCGGCCGAGCTTCATCTTCCCCTCGACCGTGCTCAATAGCGAGTTATTTCTCAATACGTTCGGCTTTCCCGTGCAGCTTTTGCGCACCTTGCTGGCCGTGCTCATGGCCGCCTTCATCATTCGCGCCCTCAACGTCTTCGAGATCGAGAACCAGCAGCGCCTGACCAACGCCGTGGAGCAACGCGCCGCCGCCCAGCGTGAGGCCTTGCACGTGCAACAGCAGGCGCGGGTCGAGACGGAACGGCTGAACCGCCAGTTGCAGGCCGCGGTGCTGGATTTGTCGCTGCTGTTCAATGTCTCGCGGCGCATGGCGGCCACGCTCGACCGGGCGGCGCTGTTGCAGGACGCCGCGCCGCTGGTGGTCGCCATGCTGCCGCAGGTGAACGCCGGGATGCTCGTCTTGCGGCGCGCCCCGGACGCGCCATTGGAGATCGTCTCCGTCGTCGAGTGCAACGACCCCGCCGCGCCGGTGGCCGAACGCAAGGCCCAGGGCTTGCAGTTGGCCGAATACACCGCCGCCACCGGCCGCCCGTCGTGGATGATCGCCCACGACGTGCTCCCGCTGGACGAAGCGACGCCGGAGACGGACGATGCCGTGGGGGCGGGTTTCCATCCCGCCCCGACAGACGAATCGACCGCCGGCGGCCACACCATGGCCATGCCCCTGACCGCCCGCGGCCGGGTCATCGGCAGCCTGGTCTTCTGCACCCTCTATGACGCCACGTCCTTCACGCGGCGCGACGTGGCCCTGGCCCGCGCCGTGGCCGACCAGTTGAGCGTCGCCATCGACAACGCCACCCTCTACGACGAGGTGCAGCAGAGCGGCAAGCTGCGCGGCGAATTGCTCCACCGCGTCGTCTCGGCCCAGGAGGCGGAGCGGCAACGTATTGCCCGCGAACTCCACGACGGCACCGGCCAGACGCTGACGGCCCTGGGGCTGGGGCTGGCCGCCGCCGCCGACCGCCTTGATAGCGACCCGGCGGCCGTGCGCCGCCAGTTGACGGACATGAAGCAGATGAACGCCCAGGTCTTGCAGGAAGTCCATAACGTCATCGCCGACCTGCGGCCGTCGATCCTCGACAATCTGGGCCTCATCCCCGCCCTGCGCGGCCACGTCAGCACCTTTGAGTCGCGCACCGGCATCCAGACCCAGCTCATCGTGCAGGGCAAGGCCAGCCGCCTGAAACCGGAGGTGGAGACGACCATCTTCCGCATCGTCCAGGAGTCGCTGACCAACGTCGTGCGCCACGCGGCGGCGCGCAGTGTACTGGTGCAGGTCGTATTCGGCGCGGACGGGGTGCAGATTTCGGTCCACGACGACGGCCGCGGCTTCGACGTGGCCCGGGCGCTGGCCGGTGAGGACGGCCGGGCGGCCTGGGGGCTGCTGGGCATCCAGGAGCGCGCCGCGCTGGTGGGCGGCACGGCCGAATTGCTCTCCGCACCGGATCAGGGCACAACGGTGCGACTCTCTATTCCCCAGCCTTTTAAGGAGGCAGACAATGGCTGACCCAATCCGCCTGTTGCTGGCCGACGACCACGCCGTGGTGCGCTCGGGCTTGCGGCTGCTGCTGGAGGCCCAACCGGACATGGTGATCATCGGCGAGGCGGAGAACGGCGCCGACGCCATCCGCCGCACGGCCGAGCTGCGGCCCGACGTGGTGCTGATGGACATCGCCATGCCGGGCATGAACGGCATCGAGGCCACGCGGCGCATCAAGGCCGACAGCCCGCGCACGGCCGTGCTGGCCCTGACCATGTACGAGGACGACCAATATTTCTTCGAGATGCTGCGCGCCGGGGCGGCCGGCTACGTGCCCAAGCGAGCCGCGCCCGACGAACTGGCCTCGGCCATCCGCGCTGTCAGTCGCGGCGACGTGTTTCTCTACCCGTCGCTGGCCGGGCGGCTGGTGCAGGATTACCTGTTACGCCGCGACGTGGAAGAGCACGAACCGCCGGCCGACGACCTGACGCCGCGCGAGCAGGAGGTGCTGACGCTCATCGCCCAGGGTCTGAGCAACGGCGAGATCGGCGAGCAACTGGTCATCAGCGCCAAGACCGTCGACCGCCACCGCGAGAACATCATGCGCAAGGTGAACCTGCATAACCGGGTCGATCTGGTGAAGTATGCCTTGCGGAAGGGGTTGATTGATTTGGAGGAGTAGGAGCGGGGGAGCGGGGGAGCAGGGGAGCAGGGGGGCAGGGGGGCAGGGGTGCAGGGGTGTATTCGGCCACTCGCCACCCGCTACTCGCTACTCGCTACTCGCTACTCGCCACTCGCTACTCGCCACTCGCCACTCGCCACTCGCCACCCCCTGGGTCAAATCCCCCACACCCAAGATACTCCCTCCACCCGATAGACACGCAGGCCCGCGAGGCTATATCCTACAGTCAGGAGCCATAGACCACAAGGTCGGCCGTCGGCGGTTGGTTAATGCGCCGCCAACAAGGATCATGCAGGATGAACGACTTCCAGGCTACAGCTATCTTAACGGCCCTTTTCGCCTTGCGCTGCGTGGCCCCGTTTTTGCTGCTGATGGCCGTCGGCTACGGCATGAACCGCCTGGTCGCCCATTGGGAGCACGAGGATCAGGCCCCCCCTGGCATATTTTTATGACATCCGTCATAATAATTCCATGACGTTTGGCGTTGGCAGCCGGACACAGGCCACTATAATAAGTAAGAGATATTGGGAATCGTCCGGCTTCGGCGCGGCGTTACGTCGCTGCAACGTGGCAACGTTATGACGCTAGTTTAGAGAATGCTGCGCAAATGGCGCGGCTTAGGGTATAATCCGTAATGACCGAAACGACAGGCCGATCGATCATTACTTATGGACAACAATAACGCTCAACCGTATCCCGAATCAGACAACAACGAAGACGTGAATCTCAGCGAGGCCCAGGAAATTAACTGGGTCGTCGTCGAGCAAACCATGGGCATCACCGTGGCCGAGATTATCGCCGGGCGGCTGCAAGCCGAGGGCATCCCGGCCCGCGCCTGGCAAGAGGGCGCGGGCGAGGCACTGGGGCTGATCGTCGGCCGTCTGGGCACGGGCCATGTGGTCGTGCCCGAAGAGTTCGCCCAGGCCGCGCGCGACATCCTGGATGCCGACGCGGCGGCGATGGAAGAAGAAGAGTGAGTGATTCCTTTTAAGGAGAGAACAAATGGCCGATGTATCCTGGCAGAACAGCGATGAATCCCTGATTCTGGAGCGTCCGCGCCGGAATCGCCTGATGTTCGTTGTCGGCGGCGTGGTGTTGATCGCCGCGGTCGTCTATCTCGTCGTCAACGCCATGAGTGGCAACACCCAGCTATATAAGACCGTCGGCGAGTTCTATGCCGAGCAGGACCGGCTGGTCGGCCGCGATCTGCGCGTCGCCGGCTGGGTCATCGGTGATACTATCCAGTACACCCAGATCGACGCCCACAACTCCCGGCTGGAGTTCGACATCGTCGATGACCTGAATAACCCCGGCCAACGGCTCCACGTCGTGGCCTTCAACGAGCCGAAGCCCGACCTGTTGCAGAACGAGGCCCAGGCACTGGTGGAAGGCTCGGCCGACGCCACCGGCACGTTTAACGCCAACCCCGGCGGGCTGATGCTGAAATGCCCGACGCGCTACGAAGAGATGGACCCGGCCGGGCATCCGGATTCGGTATCAATAACTGATTAGTTACCGAGTTTGGCGAACTCCTGTTCGCCTAACTCGGTTTCTAGGGAGCGGCGGGCCATGGGCGCGGCAGCGCGTCCTGGGCCCGCCTTGCTTTCAGGATAACGTCATATGATCGCAGACATTGGCTCGATCACGCTCCTTCTGGCTTTTCTGGTCGCCATCTATGGCGTCGTGGCCGCCGCTTATGGCGCGCGGCGCGGAGACGACCGCTGGGTGCGCAGCGCCCGCAACGCCATCGCCATCATCTTTCCCCTGGTGTTGCTGGCCGCCTTGCTGATCATCACTGCCCTGGTGACGGGCGATTTCTCCATCGCCTACGTCTCCGACGTCAGCAGCCGGGGCATGCCCACCTATCTGAAGGTGACGGCGCTGTGGGGTGGTCAGGCCGGCTCGCTGCTCTTCTGGAACCTGCTGCTGGCCGCCTTCACATCCGCGGCCATGCTCAGCAAGTGGCGGCAGCAGAAAGAACTGATGCCCTACGTCATCATCGTCGCCGGCATGACCCAGGTCTTTTTCCTGCTCATCTCCACCTTCATCGAGAACCCGTTCGCGCGCAATCTGGTCATCCCCGCCGACGGCCAGGGCCTCAACCCGCTGCTGCGCCATCCGGGCATGATCATCCACCCGCCGATGCTCTACCTGGGCTTCGTCGGCTTCACCATCCCCTACGCCTTTGCCATGGCCGCGCTGATGTCGAACCAGTTGGGCGACAACTGGATCCACACCACCCGCCGCTGGACGCTGGTGGCCTGGTTGTTCCTGGGGCTGGGTCTCATCCTGGGCGGCCGTTGGGCCTACGACGTGCTGGGCTGGGGCGGCTACTGGGGTTGGGACCCGGTGGAGAACGCCTCGCTCATGCCCTGGCTGGCCGGCACGGCTTTCCTGCACTCGGTCATGATCCAGGAAAAGATGCGCATGTTCAAGATGTGGAACATGTTCCTCATCGTGCTGACCTACTGTCTGGTCATCCTGGGCACGTTCATCGTGCGCAGCGGCGTCATCTCGTCCGTCCACGCCTTCGCCCAGTCGGCCATTGGCCCGTTCTTCTTCGGCTTCATCGTGATCATGTTCGTCTTCTCGGCCTACTGGATCACCAAGCGGCGCGACGCCCTGCGCTCGGAGAACCAACTGGTCTCCTATCTGTCGCGCGAGGCGGCCTTTCTCTACAATAATTTCCTGATCCTGGCGATTCTGGGCGTGGTCTTTCTGTTCACCTATTACCCCATCTTCTCCGAACTGTTTACCGGGGAGAAGGGCTTTGTCGGGCCGCCGGTCTATGAGCGGGCGCTGGCCCCGTTGTTCGCCGCGCTGGTGCTGCTGATGGGCGTGGCCCCGCTGACGATGTGGTATCGCACCAGCATCCAGCGCTTGGGCCGGGCCGTGCTGTGGCCGGCAGCGGCGGCCACGGCGTTTATCGTCGTCCTGTTCTTCATGGGCGTGCGCTTGTGGCCGGCGCTGTTGGGCTTCTGGCTGGTCATGTTCTCGGCCATCCTGACCATCCTGGAGTTCACCAAGGGCACGCGGGCGCGGATGCGTAAGGGCGAAGCGCCGTGGGTGGCCTTCAGCAACCTCATGGCCCGCAACCGGCGGCGCTACGGCGGCTACTGGATCCACATGGGCGTGCTGATCATGGCTTTCGGCATCGTCGCCAATGGCATCTATCAGACCGAGACGCAGATGCGTCTGGCCGCCGGCGAAAGTATCACCGTCGGCGATTTCGAGATGCGCTTCAACAGCGTCAGCCGCTTCCCCGGCGCCGACGACCTGCTCATCACCGAGGCCGACGTTGACCTGTATCGGAACGGCGAATTTCTGCGCAAGCTGAACCCGCAGATCGAGCTTTATCAGCGTACCGGCCAGCCGATGACCATCCCCTCGGCCCGCTCGACGATCACCGAGGACTTCTACGTCATCCTGGTCAATTGGGAACCGACCAGCGCCGACGCGGCCACGTTCCGCATCTTCCTGAACCCGCTCATCAATTGGGTGTGGGCCGGCGGGTTGATCTTCGTGTTGGGCACGCTCATCGCCGCCTGGCCCGACCGGGAGAAAGAGCCGGCAAGGGCGCGGCGTCCGGCCGTGGCCGTGGCGGGAGATTAGCAGGTTTGATGAGTACACCCAATGGCA is drawn from Candidatus Promineifilum breve and contains these coding sequences:
- a CDS encoding GAF domain-containing sensor histidine kinase, yielding MMAEFFERNLVVIYFFYGLAFFSMGLAIWLASARFRTSEFRLAGALLFLAGFGIVHGLQEWFEMFLLLDERGGTNIPGWLLLPEMRLLHMVTSFLLLVFFGIRLLYANRWTGNNGNRFALTGAGAFLGLWVVSVAATWLAYRPERLAMIDAADVLARYSLGITGAFIAAYAIRLEQNSFRQRGMARFGRALLGAAITLLLYGLTQIITRPSFIFPSTVLNSELFLNTFGFPVQLLRTLLAVLMAAFIIRALNVFEIENQQRLTNAVEQRAAAQREALHVQQQARVETERLNRQLQAAVLDLSLLFNVSRRMAATLDRAALLQDAAPLVVAMLPQVNAGMLVLRRAPDAPLEIVSVVECNDPAAPVAERKAQGLQLAEYTAATGRPSWMIAHDVLPLDEATPETDDAVGAGFHPAPTDESTAGGHTMAMPLTARGRVIGSLVFCTLYDATSFTRRDVALARAVADQLSVAIDNATLYDEVQQSGKLRGELLHRVVSAQEAERQRIARELHDGTGQTLTALGLGLAAAADRLDSDPAAVRRQLTDMKQMNAQVLQEVHNVIADLRPSILDNLGLIPALRGHVSTFESRTGIQTQLIVQGKASRLKPEVETTIFRIVQESLTNVVRHAAARSVLVQVVFGADGVQISVHDDGRGFDVARALAGEDGRAAWGLLGIQERAALVGGTAELLSAPDQGTTVRLSIPQPFKEADNG
- a CDS encoding heme lyase CcmF/NrfE family subunit, producing the protein MIADIGSITLLLAFLVAIYGVVAAAYGARRGDDRWVRSARNAIAIIFPLVLLAALLIITALVTGDFSIAYVSDVSSRGMPTYLKVTALWGGQAGSLLFWNLLLAAFTSAAMLSKWRQQKELMPYVIIVAGMTQVFFLLISTFIENPFARNLVIPADGQGLNPLLRHPGMIIHPPMLYLGFVGFTIPYAFAMAALMSNQLGDNWIHTTRRWTLVAWLFLGLGLILGGRWAYDVLGWGGYWGWDPVENASLMPWLAGTAFLHSVMIQEKMRMFKMWNMFLIVLTYCLVILGTFIVRSGVISSVHAFAQSAIGPFFFGFIVIMFVFSAYWITKRRDALRSENQLVSYLSREAAFLYNNFLILAILGVVFLFTYYPIFSELFTGEKGFVGPPVYERALAPLFAALVLLMGVAPLTMWYRTSIQRLGRAVLWPAAAATAFIVVLFFMGVRLWPALLGFWLVMFSAILTILEFTKGTRARMRKGEAPWVAFSNLMARNRRRYGGYWIHMGVLIMAFGIVANGIYQTETQMRLAAGESITVGDFEMRFNSVSRFPGADDLLITEADVDLYRNGEFLRKLNPQIELYQRTGQPMTIPSARSTITEDFYVILVNWEPTSADAATFRIFLNPLINWVWAGGLIFVLGTLIAAWPDREKEPARARRPAVAVAGD
- a CDS encoding putative signal transducing protein translates to MDNNNAQPYPESDNNEDVNLSEAQEINWVVVEQTMGITVAEIIAGRLQAEGIPARAWQEGAGEALGLIVGRLGTGHVVVPEEFAQAARDILDADAAAMEEEE
- a CDS encoding cytochrome c maturation protein CcmE, with the translated sequence MADVSWQNSDESLILERPRRNRLMFVVGGVVLIAAVVYLVVNAMSGNTQLYKTVGEFYAEQDRLVGRDLRVAGWVIGDTIQYTQIDAHNSRLEFDIVDDLNNPGQRLHVVAFNEPKPDLLQNEAQALVEGSADATGTFNANPGGLMLKCPTRYEEMDPAGHPDSVSITD
- a CDS encoding DinB family protein gives rise to the protein MAALEDLLDHLDATRERTLVALEMLSDEALLTPGVIGRWSIADLLSILTAWDAEVVTGLLRLKGGRAPENLLAAAANPDLYNAARHQEAQGRDLDTIFADFQGARLHLEEWLGELPERALTDPRHFKALGGKSLGRLIARATYENEARYLPFLTTFAERWEDTPDASDDAAVAEPGEMIALGDIGILSAPGVNGDAAGGDFPEDDDDDDE
- the ygfZ gene encoding CAF17-like 4Fe-4S cluster assembly/insertion protein YgfZ, whose product is MMTNKPVALPEAYAAAHTSAVLVEHAERGMLHLTGATRLDLINRMSTQAVGGLKSGEGAATVLTTDIGRIIDRVILYAGRDSVYVLTGEGHGDALARYFMRNIFFNDDVQLRDLSRETAVFGVYGARAGERLAAIGFPEVELPRHHWREAQIGGATAYLHRADGVAGDGYFVTTTVTDRAAIESALAAGLTAIDATAYDYLRIEAGLPRFGRELSLDYIPLEAGLWDDVSFSKGCYTGQEIIARMESRGKLAKRLVRLRPASPVAAGLEISAAGRAVGMVTSAADGPAGPLALGYVKTAALNDGAALSAGGIDVVVVV
- a CDS encoding response regulator, translated to MADPIRLLLADDHAVVRSGLRLLLEAQPDMVIIGEAENGADAIRRTAELRPDVVLMDIAMPGMNGIEATRRIKADSPRTAVLALTMYEDDQYFFEMLRAGAAGYVPKRAAPDELASAIRAVSRGDVFLYPSLAGRLVQDYLLRRDVEEHEPPADDLTPREQEVLTLIAQGLSNGEIGEQLVISAKTVDRHRENIMRKVNLHNRVDLVKYALRKGLIDLEE